Proteins from one Verrucomicrobiota bacterium genomic window:
- a CDS encoding Uma2 family endonuclease, with translation MSTLTQPPPVHFDAVRRFTVEEYYRLVEAGILEEDARVELLDGQIIPMAPIGPEHHWILDELTETFVEQRGGRFKVGPGRSLPIRPHDVPEPDLVLYRPGIGRRRHLTAADVLLVIEIADSTLTHDLGYKADLYRRAKIPEYWVVDVRHRCLRVFTLAGERYETRTVREGKASPQALSGVEIDVTALLSSGA, from the coding sequence ATGAGCACCCTTACCCAACCGCCCCCGGTCCACTTCGATGCCGTGCGCCGGTTTACGGTCGAGGAGTATTACCGGTTGGTGGAGGCCGGCATCCTGGAGGAGGATGCCCGCGTCGAGCTGCTGGACGGCCAAATCATCCCCATGGCGCCGATCGGCCCCGAACACCACTGGATCCTGGACGAACTGACCGAAACCTTTGTGGAGCAACGCGGCGGGCGTTTCAAAGTCGGTCCGGGCCGGTCCCTGCCGATCCGGCCCCACGACGTGCCCGAACCGGACTTGGTGCTTTACCGGCCCGGCATCGGTCGCCGGCGGCACCTCACTGCTGCGGACGTGCTGCTGGTGATCGAAATCGCCGACAGCACCCTCACTCACGACCTGGGCTACAAAGCGGACCTCTACCGGCGGGCCAAAATCCCGGAATATTGGGTGGTTGACGTCCGCCACCGGTGCCTGCGGGTCTTTACGCTGGCCGGCGAGCGCTACGAAACCAGAACCGTCAGGGAGGGCAAGGCGTCGCCGCAGGCTTTATCGGGGGTTGAGATTGATGTGACGGCCCTGCTGTCGAGCGGC